A single region of the Eublepharis macularius isolate TG4126 chromosome 14, MPM_Emac_v1.0, whole genome shotgun sequence genome encodes:
- the ANK1 gene encoding ankyrin-1 isoform X9, translating to MWGFLTQLLISLVLLGFFLVSCQNLMHIAHGSVRFVLKHIHQELDKELGESEGLSDDEEAVSTRVVRRRVIVQGNEMLDIPGEQVTEEQFTDEQGNIVTKKIIRKVVRRLDTDSVDGRQHEEEEAQGSVPRSELLGGRMGAHIVKRASLKRGKQ from the exons ATGTGGGGCTTCCTGACCCAGCTGCTCATCAGCTTGGTCCTGCTGGGCTTCTTCTTGGTCAGCTGCCAGAACCTGATGCATATCGCTCATGGCTCCGTGCGCTTTGTGCTGAAACACATTCACCAGGAGTTGGACAAGGAGCTGGGTGAGAGCGAGGGCCTCAGTGATGATGAAGAGGCTGTCTCCACCCGAGTGGTGCGCCGGCGGGTCATTGTTCAG GGTAATGAAATGCTGGATATTCCAGGGGAACAAGTGACGGAGGAACAATTCACTGATGAACAAGGCAACATCGTCACAAAGAAG ATTATCCGTAAGGTGGTGCGGAGGTTGGACACTGACAGCGTGGATGGGCGGCAACATGAAGAG GAGGAGGCTCAAGGGAGTGTCCCAAGATCGGAGCTGCTCGGGGGCAGGATGGGGGCTCACATAGTGAAACGGGCCAGCCTGAAAAGGGGAAAGCAGTGA